In Mastigocladopsis repens PCC 10914, a single window of DNA contains:
- the sigC gene encoding RNA polymerase sigma factor SigC yields MPATSFYADAAYNSKQSHQVFDPELAIDESELPIDELDDLEIASVDPASFATHPNRKSTDLVRLYLQEIGRVRLLGRDEEVSEAQKVQRYLRMRILLSKAAEQGDEVIAPYLRLIEVQERLASGLGHRPSIERWARTAGVEVFELKQIIGLGKRRWAEIAKMTVEELEKIQSNGLQAKEHMIKANLRLVVSVAKKYQNRGLELLDLVQEGTLGLERAVEKFDPTKGYRFSTYAYWWIRQGITRAIATSSRTIRLPVHITEKLNKIKKAQRKIAQEKGRTPTLEDLAQELEMTPTQVREVLLRVPRSVSLETKVGKDKDTELGELLETDTITPEETLMRESLHKDLHNLLADLTSRERDVILMRFGLADGHPYSLAEIGRALDLSRERVRQIESKALQKLRQPKRRNLIRDYLESLS; encoded by the coding sequence ATGCCAGCAACATCTTTTTACGCAGATGCCGCCTACAATAGCAAACAGTCCCACCAGGTCTTTGACCCGGAACTCGCAATTGACGAAAGTGAGTTGCCGATAGATGAACTGGATGATCTAGAGATAGCTTCTGTTGACCCTGCAAGTTTTGCTACTCATCCTAACCGTAAGAGCACAGACCTAGTACGTCTATACCTTCAGGAAATTGGTCGGGTTCGGTTGTTAGGGCGGGATGAAGAAGTTTCAGAAGCTCAAAAAGTCCAGCGCTACTTGCGGATGCGGATACTTCTGTCTAAAGCCGCCGAGCAAGGAGATGAAGTTATTGCACCATATCTTCGGCTCATTGAAGTTCAGGAGCGTTTGGCATCCGGTCTGGGACATCGTCCTTCCATAGAACGGTGGGCTCGTACTGCTGGTGTAGAGGTGTTCGAGCTTAAGCAAATTATAGGGCTTGGGAAACGGCGTTGGGCTGAAATTGCCAAAATGACTGTGGAAGAACTGGAGAAAATTCAAAGCAATGGACTCCAGGCAAAAGAACACATGATTAAGGCAAATCTTCGCCTGGTTGTCTCCGTTGCCAAGAAGTATCAAAATCGCGGTTTGGAATTGTTGGACTTAGTCCAAGAAGGGACTCTAGGCTTGGAACGAGCAGTTGAGAAGTTTGATCCAACCAAGGGTTATCGCTTCAGCACCTACGCCTACTGGTGGATTCGTCAAGGAATCACACGAGCGATCGCGACTTCTAGCCGCACTATCCGCCTACCTGTTCACATTACAGAAAAGCTCAACAAAATCAAAAAAGCTCAACGTAAAATTGCACAAGAAAAAGGTCGTACCCCGACTTTGGAAGACCTTGCTCAAGAGCTAGAAATGACACCTACACAAGTCCGGGAAGTTCTCCTGCGAGTTCCTCGTTCCGTTTCTTTGGAAACAAAAGTTGGTAAGGACAAAGACACAGAATTAGGAGAATTACTCGAAACCGATACCATAACCCCAGAAGAAACACTAATGCGAGAATCTTTACATAAAGATTTGCATAATCTTCTGGCAGATTTAACTAGCCGTGAGCGTGATGTCATTCTGATGCGTTTTGGATTGGCAGATGGTCATCCTTATTCGTTGGCAGAAATTGGACGCGCTCTTGATTTATCACGGGAACGGGTACGGCAAATTGAGTCCAAAGCGTTGCAGAAGCTGCGCCAACCCAAGCGGCGCAATCTCATCCGTGACTACTTGGAGTCTTTGAGCTAG
- a CDS encoding Fur family transcriptional regulator: MTVYTASSLKAELNERGWRLTPQREVILHIFQELPQGEHLSAEDLYERLETQGEGISLSTIYRTLKLMARMGILRELELGEGHKHYELNQPYPHHHHHLICVRCNMTIEFKNDSILKIGAKTAQKEGYQLLDCQLTIHAVCPKCQRALMPL; this comes from the coding sequence ATGACAGTCTACACAGCATCCTCACTCAAGGCAGAACTTAATGAACGTGGCTGGCGTTTAACACCCCAGCGAGAAGTCATTTTACACATTTTTCAAGAACTTCCGCAAGGAGAACACCTCAGTGCTGAAGACCTTTACGAAAGGCTAGAAACTCAAGGGGAGGGAATTAGCCTATCGACTATTTATCGCACTCTCAAGTTGATGGCGCGGATGGGAATCTTGCGAGAGCTAGAACTGGGAGAAGGACATAAACACTACGAACTCAATCAACCCTACCCCCATCACCACCATCACCTAATTTGTGTAAGGTGCAACATGACCATCGAGTTCAAAAACGACTCGATTTTAAAAATTGGAGCGAAAACTGCACAAAAAGAAGGTTATCAGCTGCTGGATTGTCAGTTGACAATCCATGCTGTTTGCCCCAAGTGCCAAAGGGCACTGATGCCTCTTTAG